The following nucleotide sequence is from Ahniella affigens.
CGCAGAGCGCATCACTCGTACGCGCTTTCTGGTCGGTGTCTGGTAACGCGCCCGTATCGTCTGACGTGGGCGAGCCGTCCTCGGTCCGCGCGATGGACCCAGTGACATTGCGCTGACTCGGTCGTACCGGGTCAATAGCGATAGTGCCTGTCTTTCAGCAACATCTGGCCACTCGGCTATCATCAGTCCAGGTTCCCTTCGAAGAGTCGCGACCTTGAGTCACTCCCGCACTGGTTGTTTCGTCCGAACGCTGATGCTCGGTGTGCTGAGCGTTGGCGTTGTCAGCAACCCGACGGCTGCAGCGTCCGTGCCGAAGCACGCGCGATCGCTGGACCTGCCACTGGACACCGAAACGCTGGCGGCGTTGCCGCAAAGCACGATGCGCGCCCAGATACACGGTCACACGATTGAATGCAGCGGTGTGACGCTGGTCGATCTGCTTCGGCACCTCAAGGTCTTGCCAGTCGACGGTAAGCCCGACGCTGCCGTGCTTGATCAGTATCTGCTCGTGCAGGCCCGCGATGGCTATCGCGTGGTGTTTGCGGTAGCGGAACTCGATCCGGCCACGGGTGACCGCCCGGTACTGCTCGCGAATCAGTGCCAAGGCAAGGCGCTGGATGATGCCGAAGGTCCGTTGCGACTGCTTGTGCCGGACGATCGCCGCGCAGCCAGAAGCGTTCGCCAGATCAGTCGGATTCAACTGCTGGACGCCCCGGACTGACTGCCTGTGCCTATTCGATTCGTGCGTCGTTGCCTGCTCGGGCTGCTGGTTTGGTTGGTGTTCGGGATCGGGCACGCCGCCGAGCCGATCATTGTGTTTGCCGCCGCGAGCCTCAAAGAGTCACTCGACGAAGCGGCCGCCGCGTATCAACAAGCAACGGGCCAGGAGGTCGTGGTCAGTGTTGGTGGCAGCGCCACGCTTGCGCGCCAGATCGAGCAGGGCGCGCCCGCGCATTTGTTTGTGTCGGCGGATCGGGAGTGGATGGATTGGCTGCAAGAACGCGAGATGATTGATCCCGATAGCCGCGTCGATCTCCTTCGCAACGAACTCGTGGTGATTGCACCGGTAGGCCGCGTCGCGAGAACCATCACCTGGGACGCTTTGCCGGCCTGGGTGCGTCAACTGCCGGAGTCCGAACGGGTGGCGCTGGCCGAGACCGACACGGTACCCGCTGGTCGGTACGCGAAAGCGGCGCTCCAAGCGCTGAATCTCTGGTCGGCGCTGGCCTCGCGGCGAGTCGAAACCGAAAACGTGCGCGCTGCATTGTTGCTGGTTGCACGGGACGAGGCAGCTTTCGGCATCGTGTATCGCACCGACGCGATGGTCGAGCCTCGCGTCAGCGTGTTGACGGCAGTGCCATCGAACCAGCATCCCGAGATTGTTTATCCCCTCGCTGCGGTGCGCGCTAATTGGCATCCGGCAAAGGCTGACTTCGCCCGTTGGTTGCAGTCACCCACTGCGCAAGCGATGTTCCGGCGGCACGGCTTTCTGTTGCCCTGAGCGCATGAACTGGCCCCTAACCGACGCCGAACTCACCGCCATCAGCCTGAGCCTGAAAGTGGCGACCGTGGCCGCGCTCGGCAGCTTGCCGCTCGGCGTGGCGACCGGTTGGTTGCTGGCGCGCCGGCAATTTTTGGGCAAGAGCGTGCTCGATGCCCTGATCCATTTGCCCTTGGTGTTGCCGCCTGTCGTCGTGGGCTACGGACTGCTCGTGTTGCTTGGGCGTCGCGGCCCAATTGGCGCCTGGTTGGAGCAATGGTTTGACCTGCGCCTGGCGTTCAACTGGAAAGGGGCGGCGCTGGCGAGCGCGGTCATGGCATTTCCGTTGATGGTGCGGGCAGTGCGGTTGTCGATCGAGGCGATCGACCCCAAACTCGAAGCCGCGGCGCGGACGCTCGGGGCGAGTCCCATGCGCGTGTTTTGGACCGTCACATTGCCACTGGCCTGGCCCGGCGCCATTGCGGGGGCGGTGCTGGCATTTGCGAAGGCGCTTGGCGAATTTGGTGCCACGATCACGTTCGTGTCGAGTATTCCCGGCGAAACCGAAACCTTGTCTGCGGCGATGCACGCGCTGCTGCAAGTCCCCGGTGGCGAAGCGCAAGTCTGGCGCTTAGGCGTTCTGGCCGTGTTGATCTCGCTGCTGGCCATGCTTCTTTCAGAATGGCTGGTGCGCCGCCTGAACCGCGGGGAGGCGCGCTGATGTTCGATCTCGACATCCGCTTGCAGCTGGGTCGCTTTGAACGCGAACTAATCGTGCAAAGCGACGCGCCGGTATTGGCACTGACGGGGTATTCCGGTTCGGGCAAAACGTCTGTCCTGAACGCCGTTGCGGGGTTGATCCGGCCGACCCGGGGCCACATTCGGATCGGATCACGCCTGCTGTTTGATGCCAGCCAAGGCATCGACGTGCCGGTGCATCAGCGTCGTATCGGGTTTGTCTTTCAGGACGCCCGTCTGTTTCCCCATTACTCCGTCCGGGACAATTTGTTGTATGGCCAACGCGGGGCAGTTGTCGCCAAAGCGGCGCGCTTTCAATTGGACCCACTCGTCGAACTGCTCGGCTTGGAGGCACTCTTGCCGCGTCGCCCGGTCAACCTCTCGGGCGGCGAAGCCCAACGGGTCGCCATCGGGCGCGCCTTGCTCGCCCAGCCAGACATTTTGCTGCTCGACGAGCCTTTATCTGCTTTGGACCGTACGCGGCGCGAACGATTGCTCACCTTTTTCGAGACACTTCGCGATCAGTTCCGGTTGCCGATCATCTACGTCAGTCACGCGGCCGACGAGGTTCGGCGGTTGACGACTGCAATTCACGAGTTTGACAGCTGAAAGCCGGCGCAAACCGCTGCCAAACCGCTCCCGGCGAAGGTAGCGCTGAACGCATGGGATATGGCGTGCGACGTGCGCAGTTTTACCGATTCTGAACGTGAGTCATGGCAAAACCGCCGTTGGTCCGGGAGTCCGGAACCAACGTGCACGCGCGCTCTGTGTGGTCTCGGTGGCATTGCTATCGAGGCCTACGCCTTGCGTCTGCACCCACAACAAGCACAGCCAGACTGTGTCGACAGAACTTTTCTTCGGAGTGAATCATACCTATGAACTACCTCAAGTATGGGCTGATCGCCTGCCTCTGCCTGCCGGCAGCTGCAAGTGCGGTCGACGGCTTTATTCGTATCGATGGGCGCGACTACCTCATCGAAATCAGTAGCCTGACGCACTGGAACCACAGCGCCAAGCGGCTCGATCTGACGACCACGAGCCTCGGCACCTGCCAGCGCCCGAATGGTGATCCGCCGTTGCCTGGACCAATCACGGTTCGCTATGGCGTGGGTCCGCTTGAACTCTACGCGGCCGACCCCATCCAAATGCAAGCTGGAACGCCGCAAATCCGCGTGACGTCTGTTTCGGGCGATCTGGTGTGTGCCGGTGCCATCCAACCCTTATTTGGGGATGGCTTCGAATGAATCTGAGTCTCCGAAGCGGCCGCGCCGCCACGCTTGTCCTGCTGCTCGTCGTGTCCCATCTGCTTCCGGCAGCAGATTTGGTGATGGGCACGTATCGCATCCCCTTGTCGAACACCGACCCGGATGTTCAAATCGATCCACAGAATGCCACCGTCTCGGTCGCTGCGGCCGCGAGTGCCGGTGTCATTGGTGATGGTTGGTGCCCACCCGACGTGCTCGGCTCGATTCCAGCGCCGGCGCCGTATGTC
It contains:
- the modA gene encoding molybdate ABC transporter substrate-binding protein codes for the protein MPIRFVRRCLLGLLVWLVFGIGHAAEPIIVFAAASLKESLDEAAAAYQQATGQEVVVSVGGSATLARQIEQGAPAHLFVSADREWMDWLQEREMIDPDSRVDLLRNELVVIAPVGRVARTITWDALPAWVRQLPESERVALAETDTVPAGRYAKAALQALNLWSALASRRVETENVRAALLLVARDEAAFGIVYRTDAMVEPRVSVLTAVPSNQHPEIVYPLAAVRANWHPAKADFARWLQSPTAQAMFRRHGFLLP
- a CDS encoding molybdopterin-dependent oxidoreductase, yielding MSHSRTGCFVRTLMLGVLSVGVVSNPTAAASVPKHARSLDLPLDTETLAALPQSTMRAQIHGHTIECSGVTLVDLLRHLKVLPVDGKPDAAVLDQYLLVQARDGYRVVFAVAELDPATGDRPVLLANQCQGKALDDAEGPLRLLVPDDRRAARSVRQISRIQLLDAPD
- the modB gene encoding molybdate ABC transporter permease subunit codes for the protein MNWPLTDAELTAISLSLKVATVAALGSLPLGVATGWLLARRQFLGKSVLDALIHLPLVLPPVVVGYGLLVLLGRRGPIGAWLEQWFDLRLAFNWKGAALASAVMAFPLMVRAVRLSIEAIDPKLEAAARTLGASPMRVFWTVTLPLAWPGAIAGAVLAFAKALGEFGATITFVSSIPGETETLSAAMHALLQVPGGEAQVWRLGVLAVLISLLAMLLSEWLVRRLNRGEAR
- a CDS encoding ATP-binding cassette domain-containing protein; translated protein: MFDLDIRLQLGRFERELIVQSDAPVLALTGYSGSGKTSVLNAVAGLIRPTRGHIRIGSRLLFDASQGIDVPVHQRRIGFVFQDARLFPHYSVRDNLLYGQRGAVVAKAARFQLDPLVELLGLEALLPRRPVNLSGGEAQRVAIGRALLAQPDILLLDEPLSALDRTRRERLLTFFETLRDQFRLPIIYVSHAADEVRRLTTAIHEFDS